The segment AAGACGTAATACGCGTTATCTTCCATCCTTTCAATTACCTGTGCATATTTCAATAGCTTCTTTTTTCCATTTAGCAAAACTGGCTTTACTCCTTCTCGATATAAATTATTCCCATTCTTGTTGTCAATTCTCCACGGCTTCTTCACCTCAAACCCAAATTTAAGAGTTGCGGTTTCTCTATTGAATATGTCCGAATCGTCACCTAGTAAAGCATGAAATATAGCCTTTGGAGGTAACGAGTATGTCCTTTCACCCACCAAATAAAATTGCGGGGTAAAATCGATTTGGTATGAGGTTGTCTTGCCCGTTTTGTTGGGAGAGATCGAAGCAGTATCTCCGCCTATCAACAACCTATTGTTTATCAAAGCTTTGTTCGACAAGTTTCTTGTCAACTTGTTAATCTCTTGAATTATCTTCCTATCAAGTTCCTCTTGGTGAATACTTGCTTCAATTTCCCTGAATTTTGTCAACACTTCTTCAAGATTCTTGGGATTGTCGCTAACGACATTATCAATGAGATAAAGGAATTTCCTCTGTATCATTTTTGCATCTTCCATGAACAACTTTAATTTTATAGTCCCATCCACAGTGTAAACTTTCAAGGTGTCAAAGTCCGATTGACTTCCAACTTCAATGGACACACACTCACCAATATATGCTTTATACAATGCAACAAATCCCAGAGCCTGCATATAGAAATAAATGTGATGTGTAGTCAAAAAGGATCGACCGCTTAACTCCTGTTTTGAATTGGGGGCCCAAATGCAGCAAAAAGACATGATACAGTATTCGCCGGCTTCTACTACGTTCTCAAATAATGCCCGCATTTGAATGTCAAATGTAATCAATTCTCTTGGGTAAAACTGAGGATAGGGAACCGCTGAGCCCTTGTATTTATCTTGATAATCTATCATTGACTGATCTTTCGAAATTCGTTGTGATGGAAAAGCATCAGTGTGGTCAATTGCCCCATGAAGATAATAAAGCCCCCAATTGACAGACCCCCACACATTTGCTGTCAATGCTTGAGGAATGTCAATGGCCCTAAAGCTGGTACAGTACGCAACGAAGGATTCTTTAGTTCTATCAGTCATAAATGGTGGGTGTACACGAGGCATATCCGCATACAAATCAACTCCATACattttaccaaatttgTCTACGTTGCGCAACATTGAGCTGGATACTATTGCCTGTCCACTTGAGTTTACCACCTTTGTACTAGATAATTCCAGATCCATGGTCGTATTTTCAGTGGATGCAAATTCTACAAATATTGGTGGGAATCTAGTGGAGGCGACCCTGAATAAATCGTCGTCTGGTGGCAATGCAGAAATGCGGTCCTTTTCATTCTCAAACACCTTCAACCATGACTTTAGTTCAATAAGCGATTCGGCCTGCAATGTGACCGTAATTTCACTCGTTTTCAagtcaaaacaaaatcttcGGTCTTCGTTTGGTGCGTAACGCATAttgcaaagaaaaataCCAATCTTATCACTTTCCTGTACCGAGATTTGGGACGGACTCAACAAGTACATACCAAAAACCccatttttgatgaaacaCCATCTCCTCACCCAAATTGGCTTAGCACTTTTCTCCGTCCACGTTTTCATAAACAAATAGCCATGCTTTTCAATGGCTGGTTCGTTTATGTCTTGTAAAGATTTGTAGCTTATGGTAGATACTTTATAATCATTGGCATTCAAAGAAGGTTGAAATTGGGTATTCGACCCATCCTCAACTTGCTTGCGCGCTAGTAACATATCATTTTTGAGCTCATTTGATGCAGTGGCGATTGAATTGCTCCACCCTTGCACTCTCTGAATCTGTTCATAATGCCTCCTTAATGGATCACCAGGTTcatttgatgcaaaaacagcatattttttttcccaGAGACTGGTAACTAGTGACACGAGTAGTTTATCCAAAATCGCACTcatattttgcaattcaCAGACAACATCAAGCGATATATGTAAATACTCTTTGCGTACTTGGTACAATTGTTTGGCATCTTCCATAACCATCACTGCAtcttttgactttgatgAACTTGCAAATACATTCATATATCTGTCATACTTTCTTTGActcatttcaaattttcgACGCAACTCTCGGTACCTGACCACATTCGTGATTCGAAACTGAgtcaattcattcaaaattgaaggattGATATTCAAAGCAAACAAGCTTTTTCCCCAAATTTGTTTTAATCCTGCTAAGGTTGCTTGTAGGGCCTGGGAGCTGTattcttgatcaatgaATCCATCTTGTAAAAAGCTTGGAAATAGGTACTCCAAAAACGAGTCACAAAAGGTTTCTACTTCCTTGATGTATCTTGGCATCTTCTTTAAGGATGAGCTTATGGCTACTAACCATTGCTctatattcatcaattggaCATCCAAATGGTTTATGGATGCACGAAAGCTGGGACTATCCAACGCAGCTTCCTTGAAATTTACTGAAATTAACTTGAATTGTCTCAATATTTGGTGCTTAGGCTTTTGCTTCATCTTCACAGACTTGTTTTGTTGCGTTGGCTGTGGtagtttcttttgttgagaagAGTCTCGTgacaacaattttttagcGTTGAATGGCAatccatttgatgatgctTGGGTTGTAAATGCCGACCCCTGTGGCAGCTGTTGGGTGCTTCCCATATTATGttcaattggttttgattgatgtcTACTGGTTGTCAAGTAAGTCTTCTATAAATAGAATAATATTGTCGGTGCGAAAAATCGCCAATTTCACGGAGTTAGCGAAAAGATAGCGCAAATTACCTGCTATAAACACATCGTTCGTTTTCACCAAAAAATGTACTGATTAAATGcaaaaattataaatatTAATATATAGCTACATGTTGTCCTCTATTTCTTTGGTTTGTACATGACAGGTTCATTCAAAGGAAATGTGTGAATTCCCTTTCCTTGATTGGTGGGTTTTATTTGTGCTCGCGTAATTTTAGCATCTTTTGATGGATCATAACCTAATATTGGTCCAAACGTAATTTCTTTCGCcttgttttctttgtcGTTGTGTGTTTGTGATGGTTGAGGGCGTAGGTGCTGTTTTAGCTGACACCTTGTTGCATTTGTATTCAGTACTAAGTTATTGTTGTGTGGTTGCACAGATTGAAAAGACAGCATAGATTGCGTTGGTACACTTTGATAATGAACTGTAAATGGTACGCTCGGAGGATTGCCAATCAACGGAACAGAAGTGTTACCGAGACTTGGAtgcagaaattgaagagGCACTTGTGGGATCTGCTGGGggtgaaattgaaattgctgTTGGGGATATGACGCTTGTACTTGTGGCTGTGCCGGCTTGCCTATATGAGCACCCCCTTGTGCTGGTGGTTGGTACATATTATTGATCACATTGGACTGCTGGACTCCTAAACTCAGTCGCATATCTCCTGTGTCTGTATTCCCGGCATTATTATTGACGTTGGAATGAATCTCGGGGCTCGAATTGAGGGTGCTTTGTGACTGCTCGCGGTATGTTGCAAATGGATCCATCATTTGTTGCGAAGGTGGTACTTCGTGGGCATACTTGAACCTGCTCTGCCTTTGTAGTTCCTCCAAAGTGTTTCGATTGAGTTTGTTCACAACACTAGAGTTGTAAACAGGGGCTGTCATTGGTCCAGATAGAATGCTATGGTTATGATTTGCCCTATTGATATCGATTTTAAGTTTGCTTGGTGTCTCTTTGTTTCTCATTGATGGTGGGGGGGTACTTGATAGTCTACAAGGTGGAGACGAACCGGCAACGACTGTCTCATTATCGTCGGATTCATGGCTCGTTTGAATGCTATGTGGGTCCACAATTTTAACCACAGTTTCACCCTTTGTACCACACATGTGGAAATCATGAACCAAATATGCATGAATATGGGATTTCTCCAAgtccaattttgaatttgattcGTCAACGTTGTTGTAGATAAGTTGCACAATCTTGAGATCTTCATCTGAGCTTATTGAGGAACCATTAATTAAATAATTGATGAACCCTGCAAAAAATGTCTTGACGAAAGGAATTTTTAATGTATACAATTTCGAATCCTCGTTACGGTATCCATTGATTATATCAACCACCAGGAGTAACTTTTTGCCGCTTTTATAAACCTCAAGGGAGCTATACCAAGCAAGCATTGGTTGTAAATTATTTCCTTCGCAATATACATCTATCGTCATAATGGATTCAAAGCCAGACGGATTTAGATTAGTCGCATTGGTGAAATGGGGGGACCACGATTGTGACAATGGTGTAGACGTTGCTAAATTTCTCACGTGCAAATTCAAGTCATGTTTAAGTAACCACACAGGTGTATTTCGCAGGCTAAATGTGCCAACGATTGATAGGTCTAACTTTTCAAGATTTTTGTTGTCATTATTTATCTGCTTTCCAAGCTGGGTAAATATAATAGTCTGCCTCTGGTCATGAAAACACATTTTAAAATCTTTTGGCGTGAGCTTATAAGATGTCTTTGTatcaaaaacttcatcCAAGGGAGATGAAGTTAacaatatattcaattcttgatcGATCAATGCATCTGTGTGTGCTGACTCTGGTAGATGTTGACCATTAACTAATTCTTCTAACGGGGTTCGTATCAATTCCTCAAGTTCACTCGTTGAAGCATTGGTTTGTGGTGTCTTTGTCTCTTTTGCCAATCTTCCTGCCTTACTTAGTCTGAAAATACGTGAAGATATCTGCTTTGAAGTTCTTAGGATTCCAGTTCTATTAAAAATCATTCTAGAGATAACTTTATTCTGAGATGTCTTTTTTAGAATTGATAATTCATTAGCTGCATCACTcagtttgaatttgtggTATTTATGGAAAGATTTTATTAATACACCATCCAACTCAAGACTCCAAACTTCGCTCGCTGACGAAGAGGTCGTTGAGTGTGCATTGCTTAATCTCCTCATAGATACTGGTGAGTCCATAGTAGAATCTATTCTAGCAGCTATTCTGTTGTTTGGTGTGTCAGCAATGTTGCTTaactttcttctcttgACTGAACTTTCGATGCGAGCAATCGATGATCCGTCTCTCTTAGAGGCTGCTTGTGTGGGAGCACTTGGGATCAGCTTTACTTGTGGTTGTTTAGTTTTGTGTTCAAGTATGGCAGGAGTTTGAAATATCTTGGAATCGCCTTCTTCGAGACTAAACTTGCCCATGTCTAAGTCGCTCTCGTGTATTGACGtaagatttgattgattctGTTGGGTTACATTTAACGATGACCACACGTCATCCTCCTCTTCATTCTCATCTTTCTTGTCCTGATTATCCTCGGAGTTAAGTTCACTATTTTGATGTCCAGCATCGGCGGTttgtgaaattgaatttagtGAGGcaagaaatttgaaatgatCTTTGCTTGCCAGTGGTGTGCTGTTCTTAATGCTGTCTGCCGCTTTTGCAGGAGTGAAAAACCTCGTCGGTGAAATTCCATTTGGTGTGTTGAAATTAAACGTTGGTGAAAAGCTAAGTCCAAATGGAAACAAAGGAGTAGACAATCGATTCAACCCATGTGGAATATTCGATGTATTATTGTGAGCCGACCTGGTTCGCGGCGTTTCTGGTGGTGCTGGTTCCAACATTATTGGAGGTGGATTTGACATGTTGTTGGACATACTATTGTCAATATTGTTCTctgttgatttatttttgaaGTTAGTTTGATATGTTCAGGAAGTTTAAATCAGCTTTGTCGTTACAGCTGTGTGAGCAATTTGTTCATATATACAAAGATCTATGTCAAAAGCTACACCTCTTGAATGTTCCTTTTGATGTTAGAATATTTGTGAACTATAATagatcaatttcttcttttatCGTGTCTTACTAAAAAACACGCAAATTTAACTCGCCTTAacaaattttattttgttccttttttggttgtttttGTGATTAATGCAGCAACATGAAATCGTACATTACGCGTTTTCTCACGCGAGAATCACATATACAAAATACCTCTTGCCTCCTTTGACAGTGGACGTCAACGGCAATACCAAAAAGATATTTAGATTTAGCTAATAACGTATTTATCTATATAGTTTCATAGAgtcagcaacagcagcaactCATTTCCTAAGCGCACGCTCAATCTCTTCAACCAAGGCGTTACTCAATCCAGGATgcttcaattcaaaatggtTCATTGCATTAATAACTCGTTCAACCCCGCGTCGGGTTTCTTCATCTCTGCCCCTTGCAAGGACATGATGCAAGCTATGAAACAATATCGCGCCTTTTTCCGTTTGCTGGGGAGTAATTACTTCTGAATTGATCACATTCAAAGATATCACATTCGAGTACACGCTATCGTCACCTGTAACTTCAACTGATCCACTTTCAGTCTCCGCAACCTTTGATGAGTCTGGGGTCATATTGTTTAGCTGCATCTGTAGTGTTTGAGTGAATTCCCACTCTATTTCAGGTTtaacttcaatttcagaaaCTTCGTGatcaatgttttcaatcaaatcacaaTTTAGCTTGTGTCGAGAATTTGAATAAGGTTTCTGTTTAATGTATGCATTTTTCTTGATGATCATTCTCATCAACTCTTGTCTTATATTCCCTTGTAGTTGAGTTATAAAACCATGTTGTAAAAGCGTAGCACAATTTGGTCTTTGTTCAGGGTTTGAGGTGACACACAAATTAACAAATTCTTTAATGTTATCACTGTAATGGCCCTTTAATTGTGGCGGTTTCTTCTTGGGAATATCAAACAACACCTTCATTGGGTCATATTCCGCCAATGGTGGCGCACCGGTAACCAACTCAATAACAGTGATTCCTGTTGACCATATATCGGCTTTGTAGTCGTATCCGTCATCCTTCTTGACTCCTCTTCTTGATCCGCCTCTTGTAATCACTTCTGGCGCCATCCAAAACGGAGTACCAACAAAAGtgtttctctttttcttggaCAACGTGATTTCCGTGCTAACACCAAAATCTCCAATTTTCACCTGACCATCGTCTGTGAGCAAAATGTTAGCTGCTTTGATATCACGATGGACCTTGTGTTCTCCATGTAAATATGACAATCCTATCAACACCTTCTTTATAATATATCCCACAACGTTCTCGGgaatcttcttttgaaacttgaTCAAGTCCGAGCATGAACCACCGCCACAATACTCCATAACAATAAACACATTGACTCCATGTGTGAAACTTTCATAGTACTTAACAACATTTGCATGTCTCAACTTGtttaaaaattgaatcTCCCTAACTGTTTGCTTTATATCATCACCAGAGTCATCCATATTAATCACTTTGATTGCCACAAACTCAATCTTTCTGGCCGTCAAATTAGTAGCTCGGTaaacatcaccaaaattTCCTCTTCCTATGATCCTCAAATTGCCATATTTGCAGGATGATTGGGGGGACAGAATTTGCTTGCTATCCCTTCTTGACAGCATATAACCAACCATTTGATAAGACTCGACAAGTTGCGTTTTGGTAGATTGTAGAATaccaaaaaatttaaaaacaGTCTATCATGTATGtatatttgtatttgtggtaatttgttttttgtcCTTACTGGAAAAAGTGGATGTCAAAAAAGTgcacaaaatcaaattcaacttctaAGAAGAGCCATTCAAAATGACACTTTTATGTCTCCAATAATCACAAGCCTCCTCAGATAAGCCAACACTGGTATCCGCAACTTTAACTCCTCCAAAATTGGTACAGCCATTCAACACTAAAAGTTCAGAAAGAATGAAACATTTCTGTTTGGCATTATCGGTATCAACCTCAATAAATTTTCGTAAACTGTACTCAAATATGGAAACCACTGTGTTTTCATTgtgatttgaagatttaatTTGAATGTTCAGGTTTACATCAGCACCACATAATATTGCTTTTATTTCACCTTGtacttgaatttgttgtatcgatttgatcaacaagttATTCACATCTGGCAACACCGCTGAATATTTTTTCTTAACATACTTGTTTCGAATAAAGTGCAATCTAGTTTCATGATCAGTACCCGCGTGAATACGAGGAGCTGTTAAATTCTCTTCCATAAATGCATTAATCTGACGATTATTGACAAACCTTAATAACATCTCAGTTtcctttgaaaaattatctAGAGTCAATGATCTGACTTTGCTAATGTGTGATCCTATATTACGGTGACACGAAGCACAATTCACGCACATGCAAATTAACGAATTAATCGAAACCCATTCCACCAGCTCTGTCAGTTTGCAATCAACACACATATCATTATCACTATCGGGTATTGATCTTACAAAGTTCAAGTACGAATTCTCGGAAAAGGGGTCTTTGGAGACGATAGATACTGGCGAGACACTTTTGTCGTAGCTATTACCAGGAACAACTGGTTTTGTAGTAAAATCTGTTAACACTTTGCCCAAGTTcttttttccttttttgtGCGTAGTACCGAACCTCTGCTCCAATCGCTTCGTATCGACTAGCTGACCAGCATTATGGAGTGCCCTAACCCATTTATTCCTATCATCATTGTCAAAAGCTTGAAAGACATGTTTTGCTCCTGACGAAGTCAAAATCTCAAAGCAGTATTGTCTCTTGTAGTGATTCACAGCTTTCACACTAGACAATGCTATTTCAATTGGGTCACTTATCGGCGACTTTCCTTTACGCCAATCTGAATACTCTGTCAACTGTCCATCTTTAAGAACAACCCATTCTTTATGCCAGCCTGAATTCTTTTGACCACTGAGGGCAAAAAGAATACCTGATATATCTGAATCACTGGAGTGGGACTCACTTGGTGGATGAACATCGGAAAATATTAGGTCAAAATTCTCCTTTGTGACCACAAACTCGTCAATATTCCTGTCATTGGAGTCAGTAGAGTTTTTTGAGCCAGAATAACTTAGATTATTGTTTCGTATCAAGGTAGTCAACTCCTCATTGGATTGGCAAGCTTCAATCTTCTGTCTTAATTGGTATTTTTCACTGTTGAATCTAGTCAATGCAAACAAATAGATTTGGTAGTTGGTTTCAATTAGGTCAAAGTTCGCGCTATCtgaaaacattttgaaatttagCAACTTTGGATGCGATTCGTTGTAAGGTAAGTTTacaaatttaaaaagtCTTTCTGCTAAATTGTTGGCATattggttgttggtgaCTTTGCTGAGCTGGTTTAAATAGTCAAACTTTGATAATTCGaacttttttcttttggacAATAGTTTGGAATCTGGTCTCTCTTTCTCGTTCGCTAGATACTTATTCATCCACGCATAGTATTCCTTGGAGTCTgcttcaaattgttttttcatttgtaGTAGTTCAGATTGGCTCGTCGTTTCTAGTTGGGGTAAAGGTATATTGTCCATAATCTTGGTGAGAGCCTTATTGTCACAAACCAGatcaaagaagaagttgatgtttttcTCAAATGGGTCAAATAAACGAAGAAAGGTGTGTTGAAACTCTCGTTTAAATCCAAATGCATCAACAAGATGTGAGTTTAAGCTTATTATACGGTTGATTCCCTCTATTATTTTCGTTTTGGAACTAGTTAATCGTCGAACGCTTGACTCCAAAACTCGGAAGTCCTCTATTAAAGTCAAGTAGTGTCCACGCATTTTGGGAACAGACTCCTCTAAGCTGCTTAAATGTTTTCTGAATTCTGGGCCGTCTTCGATACTGAAACAAAACTCTCGCCTAAAATCACCCAAACTGTAACTTTTGGGTTCATGCTTTACctcaaaagattttgtcTTATTTTCCCTGCTTTCTTCAGGAATAGTCTTGTCTATCCATACACTAAAATGTAGAAGGTAATTGTATTCGTCCGAATTGGGATCATGGTCCCATAGGGATACAGAAACCCTCTTATCATTCATTGTCTTTGAGTCAAAAGAATCATTGATTATTAACTTTTGAAACTCAGGTACGCCGTCTTCGATTGGTAAACTTTTGCacaataattttgaaacatcaaCAGTTGACCCAATTGCATCACTCGCTAGTTCACGCATTGCAGATACATTTTCAACTCCCGTGGATTTAactatcaacaaattcctGTCGCGAAACCCCGAGGTCGGTTTAATTGATACATGAAGCTTAAACTTGTTAAACTTGGAATCAACCTTTATAAGCAATGGGAAGCTATATTTGTCGTCTCCGTCgacattttcaatgtaGCTGGTGGGATCTTTACCCTTCGAACCCTGATGACAGATCTCTCCCACCAGCTTATTTTCCAGAAGAGAAATCCTTATAGTCTCTGAATCATCCTGATTGGtgaaaaacaatttattaaGCAGAACATTTGTATGTGGGATCTGATAATAGGGAAATGAGATCTTGGAAAGGTAGtccatttgaacaattgtgAATGACTGGTAAAGTTTGTTTATTCCTTGTTTCTTTATATAGAAAgtgtttgttttgtattacttttgaatatttttttttcttggtGTTTTGTTACATAACTACTTTACATACACAGTTACATAATACATCAAtcaatacaaaacaaaaagaagtttaATCTAAGACAATGAGAAATATCGAAAATAccaaaaaccaaaacattTGAACTCCGCTTTTgttttatatatatatatatccCCACTACAAAACACCCTACAGACCACAACGTTACTTAGTGTTACTGTCTGTAACAGAATACTGCTACTCATTTCACTCATTTTTctcatttgaaatcagaCACACATCACTGTAATATCGAAGATTTTAGTGGTTTAGGATGAAAACTACTGCGCCCAGGAAACCCAAGTCGCTGCTTGGAATCAAGGAGCCAGGGGCT is part of the Candida orthopsilosis Co 90-125, chromosome 2 draft sequence genome and harbors:
- a CDS encoding Age1 GTPase activator, with amino-acid sequence MDYLSKISFPYYQIPHTNVSLNKLFFTNQDDSETIRISLSENKSVGEICHQGSKGKDPTSYIENVDGDDKYSFPLLIKVDSKFNKFKLHVSIKPTSGFRDRNLLIVKSTGVENVSAMRELASDAIGSTVDVSKLLCKSLPIEDGVPEFQKLIINDSFDSKTMNDKRVSVSLWDHDPNSDEYNYLLHFSVWIDKTIPEESRENKTKSFEVKHEPKSYSLGDFRREFCFSIEDGPEFRKHLSSLEESVPKMRGHYLTLIEDFRVLESSVRRLTSSKTKIIEGINRIISLNSHLVDAFGFKREFQHTFLRLFDPFEKNINFFFDSVCDNKALTKIMDNIPLPQLETTSQSELLQMKKQFEADSKEYYAWMNKYLANEKERPDSKLLSKRKKFELSKFDYLNQLSKVTNNQYANNLAERLFKFVNLPYNESHPKLLNFKMFSDSANFDLIETNYQIYLFALTRFNSEKYQLRQKIEACQSNEELTTLIRNNNLSYSGSKNSTDSNDRNIDEFVVTKENFDLIFSDVHPPSESHSSDSDISGILFALSGQKNSGWHKEWVVLKDGQLTEYSDWRKGKSPISDPIEIALSSVKAVNHYKRQYCFEILTSSGAKHVFQAFDNDDRNKWVRALHNAGQLVDTKRLEQRFGTTHKKGKKNLGKVLTDFTTKPVVPGNSYDKSVSPVSIVSKDPFSENSYLNFVRSIPDSDNDMCVDCKSTESVEWVSINSLICMCVNCASCHRNIGSHISKVRSLTLDNFSKETEMLLRFVNNRQINAFMEENLTAPRIHAGTDHETRLHFIRNKYVKKKYSAVLPDVNNLLIKSIQQIQVQGEIKAILCGADVNSNIQIKSSNHNENTVVSIFEYSLRKFIEVDTDNAKQKCFILSELLVLNGCTNFGGVKVADTSVGLSEEACDYWRHKSVILNGSS
- a CDS encoding Sps1 protein (S. cerevisiae homolog SPS1 has role ascospore wall assembly and localizes to prospore cytoplasm, nucleus); the encoded protein is MVGYMSSRRDSKQISSPQSSCKYGNLRIIGRGNFGDVYRATNLTARKIEFVAIKVINMDDSGDDIKQTVREIQFLNKLRHANVVKYYESFTHGVNVFIVMEYCGGGSCSDLIKFQKKIPENVVGYIIKKVLIGLSYLHGEHKVHRDIKAANILLTDDGQVKIGDFGVSTEITLSKKKRNTFVGTPFWMAPEVITRGGSRRGVKKDDGYDYKADIWSTGITVIELVTGAPPLAEYDPMKVLFDIPKKKPPQLKGHYSDNIKEFVNLCVTSNPEQRPNCATLLQHGFITQLQGNIRQELMRMIIKKNAYIKQKPYSNSRHKLNCDLIENIDHEVSEIEVKPEIEWEFTQTLQMQLNNMTPDSSKVAETESGSVEVTGDDSVYSNVISLNVINSEVITPQQTEKGAILFHSLHHVLARGRDEETRRGVERVINAMNHFELKHPGLSNALVEEIERALRK